The DNA window GATCTGATCTTCACGAAGGAGCAGTTGCTCGCGCCGCTGCTGGAGGGCATGGAGCAGCCGCCGCACCCGATGCGGCTCGGGGACAGCGAGAAGGACTACTACGTCGGCGCGCTGTCCAACCCGGGCACCTCGGCCGGCGCGGAGCACGCGGCCAACAGCCCCGGCCGGTACCAGGTCGAGGAGCACCCCGGGGTGACCTTCCCCGGCGCCGAGCAGCACGCCCAGCGGGCGGCGGCGGGCAAGGGAGACGAGGCATGACCACGCAGACGGTGCTCGCCGCGGCGGGCGGGGTCTCCGGCGGCGAGGAGGTCACCTTCTGGATCCTCGCCCCGCTGGCGCTGATCGGCGCGATCGGCATGATCGCGGCACGCAACGCCGTGCACTCGGCGCTGTGGCTGGTGCTGACCATGCTCTGCCTGGGCGTGTTCTACGTGCTCCAGGCCGGACCGTTCATCGGCATGGTGCAGATCATCGTCTACACCGGCGCGATCATGATGCTCTTCCTGTTCGTGCTGATGCTGGTGGGCCGGGACGCCTCGGACTCGTTGATCGAGACGCTGCGCGGCCAGCGGGTCGCCGCCGTGCTGCTCGGCCTCGGCTTCGCCGGCCTGGTCGGCACCGGCCTCTACCGGGCGCTCGACGGCGTCCCGGCGGTCGGCCTGGAGCAGGCCAACGCCGAGGGGAACGTGCAGGGCATCGCCCGACTGCTGTTCACCAAGTACGTCTTCGCCTTCGAGCTGACCTCGGCCCTGCTGATCACGGCGGCGGTCGGCGCGATGGTGCTGGCCCACATCGAGCGGCGCAAACAGGACAAGCTCGACCAGCCGAGGACCATGCGGGCCCGCTTCGCCCCAGGCAACTACCCCGGCCCGAAGCCCGGCCCGGGTGTCTTCGCCACCTCCTCCTCGGTGGCCACGCCGGCCCGCCTGCCGGACGGCAAGCTGAGCGAGCGCAGCATCCCGGAGATCCTGCCGGCCCGGGAGCTGACGGCCGAGGAGACCTCGCTGAAGGGGACAGACCGGTGAGCGCGAGGAGTGCAGCGGAGCGGAGCCCCGCAGTCGCGAACGAAAGGGAGGCTCGGGCATGACCCCGGACTACTACCTGGTCCTCGCCGCGGTGCTGTTCACCATCGGCGCGGTGGGGGTGCTCATCCGGCGCAACGCGATCGTGCTGTTCATGTGCGTCGAGCTGATGCTGAACGCCGCCAACCTGACCCTGGTCACGTTCAGCCGGATCAACGGTGACCTGAACGGCCAGATCATGGCGTTCTTCGTGATGGTGGTGGCCGCGGCCGAGGTCGTGGTCGGCCTCGCGATCATCATGTCCATCTTCCGGACCCGGCGCTCCGCGAGCGTCGACGACGCCAACCTGCTCAAGTACTAAAGGGGCCAGCAGTGGGAGAGATTCTGATGAACGCCCCGGCCGAACCGGCAGGAGCCGTCGCCTACGCTCCGGCGAGTGGGCTGCTCGGCAGCGTGTGGCTGCTGGTGGCGATCCCGCTGGCCAGCGCGGCGATCCTGCTGCTGCTGGGCCGGCGGGCCGACCGCTGGGGGCACTGGCTCGGGGTGGCGGCCGTGGGTGCCTCCTTCGTGCTCGGCCTGACCTACTTCTTCCAGCTGCGCGGCCTGGAGAACAAGTCGGTCGAGCGGAGCCTGTGGGACTTCATCGCCGTCGGCGACTTCCGGGTGGACTTCGGCCTGCTGTTCGACCCGCTCGCCGCGGTCTTCGTCCTGCTGATCACCGGCGTGGGCTTCCTGATCCACCTGTACGCGGTCGAGTACATGGCGCACGACGAGGGCCGGCGACGGTTCTTCGGGTACTTCAACCTGTTCGTCGCCGCGATGCTCCTGCTGGTGCTCGGCAACAACTACGTGATGCTCTACTTCGGCTGGGAGGGCGTCGGCCTGGCGTCGTACCTGCTGATCTCGTTCTGGTACGGCCGGCCGAGCGCGGCCACCGCCGGTAAGAAGGCGTTCCTGATGAACCGGGTCGGCGACGCCGGCCTGGCGATCGGCATCTTCATCATGTTCGCCACCCTCGGCACCACCCAGTACGACGAGGTGTTCACCGGGGTCGGCTCGCTGACCGCGACGACCGTGCTGGTGCTGGGCCTGCTGCTGCTGCTCGGGGCGACCGGCAAGTCCGGCCAGTTCCCGCTCCAGGCGTGGCTGCCGGACGCGATGGAGGGCCCGACCCCGGTGTCGGCGCTCATCCACGCCGCGACCATGGTCACCGCCGGCGTCTACCTGATCGCCCGGTCCAACCCGATCTTCTCGGCCAACTCGACGCTCCAGCTCGTGGTGGTCGGCGTCGGCGCGCTGACGCTGCTGATCGGCTGCGTCATCGGCGCGGCCAAGGACGACATCAAGCGGGTCCTGGCCTGGTCGACGGTGAGTCAGATCGGCTACATGTTCCTCGGCGTCGGCCTGGGCGGTGGCGCGTACGCGCTGGCCATCCTGCACCTGCTGGCGCACGGCTTCTTCAAGGCCAACATGTTCCTCGGCGCCGGCTCGGTCATGCACGGCATGAAGGACCAGGTGGACATCCGCCGCTTCGGCAGCCTCTCGAAGCACATGAAGGTCACCTGGCTGACCTTCATGATGGGTTGGCTGGCCATCATCGGCATCCCGCCGCTCTCCGGCTACTTCTCGAAGGAGCCGATCATCGCGACCGCGTTCGAGCGGGGGGACTGGACGTCCTGGCTCTTCGGCGGCGCCGCGCTGCTCGGCGCAGGGCTGACCGCCTTCTACATGACCCGACTCTTCGTGCTCACCTTCCACGGCCCGGCCCGCTGGACCGAGGAGATCGAGCACCCGCACGAGTCGCCGAAGCTGATGACGGTCCCG is part of the Micromonospora olivasterospora genome and encodes:
- a CDS encoding NADH-quinone oxidoreductase subunit J: MTTQTVLAAAGGVSGGEEVTFWILAPLALIGAIGMIAARNAVHSALWLVLTMLCLGVFYVLQAGPFIGMVQIIVYTGAIMMLFLFVLMLVGRDASDSLIETLRGQRVAAVLLGLGFAGLVGTGLYRALDGVPAVGLEQANAEGNVQGIARLLFTKYVFAFELTSALLITAAVGAMVLAHIERRKQDKLDQPRTMRARFAPGNYPGPKPGPGVFATSSSVATPARLPDGKLSERSIPEILPARELTAEETSLKGTDR
- the nuoK gene encoding NADH-quinone oxidoreductase subunit NuoK, producing the protein MTPDYYLVLAAVLFTIGAVGVLIRRNAIVLFMCVELMLNAANLTLVTFSRINGDLNGQIMAFFVMVVAAAEVVVGLAIIMSIFRTRRSASVDDANLLKY
- the nuoL gene encoding NADH-quinone oxidoreductase subunit L, encoding MNAPAEPAGAVAYAPASGLLGSVWLLVAIPLASAAILLLLGRRADRWGHWLGVAAVGASFVLGLTYFFQLRGLENKSVERSLWDFIAVGDFRVDFGLLFDPLAAVFVLLITGVGFLIHLYAVEYMAHDEGRRRFFGYFNLFVAAMLLLVLGNNYVMLYFGWEGVGLASYLLISFWYGRPSAATAGKKAFLMNRVGDAGLAIGIFIMFATLGTTQYDEVFTGVGSLTATTVLVLGLLLLLGATGKSGQFPLQAWLPDAMEGPTPVSALIHAATMVTAGVYLIARSNPIFSANSTLQLVVVGVGALTLLIGCVIGAAKDDIKRVLAWSTVSQIGYMFLGVGLGGGAYALAILHLLAHGFFKANMFLGAGSVMHGMKDQVDIRRFGSLSKHMKVTWLTFMMGWLAIIGIPPLSGYFSKEPIIATAFERGDWTSWLFGGAALLGAGLTAFYMTRLFVLTFHGPARWTEEIEHPHESPKLMTVPLILLAIGSIAAGFLMKSSVPDWLTATAGLGGEHAEHEAVLAHWLITVLSLLVTVAGAGLAWFLFRNGTATEPQPAGVLVTAARRNLYTDAFNEAVFEKPGIFLTRALVFLDNRGVDGLVNGLAAAVGGGSGRLRRLQTGFVRSYATSILAGALLVVAAFLAVQAGWLA